TCCTGACCCAGGCGGCCCGTCAGTCGGTAGGCCCAGGGCTCGAGACCGGGCCGGTAATACGCGTCCGCCACACCCCGGACCTGGAAGTACACCACATTGAACCGCGCCGCCGCCGCCCCCTCGAGCAGCACCCGTAGCTCGTCGGCCGTGTGCCAGTCCCAGCGCGTGATCCACAATGCCCGCACTTCTGCAGGGTGCGTGTCCGGCAGCTCCGCCGCGGGCTGGACGGTCACGGACGCCGTGCCCGTGATCCGACCCGCAACCGCCGCGATCTTCGCCGTGCCCGGCCGGACGCCCGCGACCAGACCCGCCGAATCCACTTTCGCTACCAGCGGATCGAGCGAGATCCAGGCGAACCAGGCACCCGCAATGCCGCGGCCCCGCATGTCCGCAGCGGTCGCGGTGAAGCGCACCGTGTCGCCCACCAGCACAGTGTCTGCCGACGGCACCACGCTCACCGCCGCAATCACCGGGCGAGCCGGGTCGGTCGAGCCATCGCACGACACGCCCAGCACCGCCAGAAAGCACAGGACGACCCGGATGCCTCGCACTCTGCGCACCGCAGACGCTCGGGAAACGGGGAAGCGGGGTGCGGCCAGCGCTCAAGTTGCGCCGACTCGCGCTCCCGCGCAACAGCGGCCAAGGCGGGAACAGGCGGCCAAGGCGGGAACAGGCGGCCAAGGCGGGCCAAGGTCAAGCGGGCGGCCAAGGCGGGAAAGCGACCCGGCTGCAGCCGCTGCGCCCGGCTGCAGAATCGCGCGCGGCTCCGCTGTCTGTGCCGCGCGCGCCGTTTCCGGCCGCGTTGCCCGGGGGGGCATCTTGACTCGACACATCGGCCGATATATCGTTATCTCCACGGGCACGGGGAGGTAGCGGTACGGGTGGGCCGTGCTGGGTTCCAGAGTTCGGGGAGGAAAGAGATGAGGGCACGACCGCGCAACTTCGGGTTTGCCGCGTGGAGCGCCTGCTGCGGGCCGGAGTTCCGCTGGCGCTTTTTCGACCGGGGCGACTTGAAGTACGTGATTCTGCGGCTTCTTTCGCGGAAGCCGATGCATGGCTACGAGGTGATGCGAGCGCTGGAGGAGGAGTCGTGCGGCTGCTACCGGGCGAGCCCTGGCTCGGTGTATCCCACGTTGCAGATGCTGGAGGATCAGGGGTACGTGCTGTCGGAGGAGCGGGAGGGGAAGAAGGTGTACCGCATTACCGAGGAGGGGCGGCAGCACCTGGAGGAGAACCGGGACGTGGTGGAGGACATTTTCGAGCGTGTCTCGGATTTCACGGGTCACTTCTTCCGGGCGGACATGCGGGACCTGACCCGTTCCTTCAGCCGACTGGCGCAGGTGACCTTTGAGCGGGCCATGCGCTGGCGCGCCGACGCAGAGGTTTTGGCGCGCATGAAGGAGATCCTGGATCGCGCCGTGCGCGAGATGGAGTCCGCCGGGGGCGGGCCATCGGGGGCAGGGGGCACCGCCTCCGCTGGCTGACACCGGTGAGGAAATGATGCCGTAGGGATCGGGGGAGGCAAGAGGAGCAGGGTTATGGAAGTGCTTGCGTGGTTCCTCATCCTGTGGGGATTCATGGCCGTCTGCGGCCGCTTCGGCTGCGGCCACCATCGAACGAGCTGGCGCTGGCTCGATGAGCCCGAACGCGGGGGCCTTCACCGGGGCCGGCCTCGCGGGCACGCTCGAACGGCACGGCCCGTCTCGGGCTCAGCCGCGGTCCAGCACCTCGAGCCACCCCGGGAAACGCCACTGGAAGCTTTGCAGCGCCGCTTCGTGGCGGACGAGCTGACCGTGGAGCAGTACGAGCAGGAGCTGGACAAGCTGCTGCACCGCGCTTGAGCGTATGCCCATCTTTGGTGGCCGAGCTGCCCGGGGGGGGCGTCCATAAGGTGCAACTGCCCAGAACGGTAGGGGCTATAACCAGGCCTCTCGACCTCCGCCTGTGCACCCTGCTCTCGGCTTGTGTCAGATTCCGGCTGGTCCCAGGAGCTCATTGATCGCTGCCGGGGACAGACGTATCCTTCCGTCCGCCGCGGGATACCCCAACGGTCTCACAAGCATCGCAGCCGGTGAGGCAGAGATGCGTCCTCGAGAAGGCGTCAAGCATCCGCCGCCCGCTGAAGCTGCCCTCGGAAAGGGCTTTGACGACGCTGCTTCCCTGGATCAACTCATGTCGGGAGGTGAGCCGTCGGTGGCAGCAAAGCGGCTGGCCAAGCGCACCGCCTGGGCCAACGGCGCCGCGCCTTGTGAAACGGTGCATCGAATCTACGTAGGGGATGCTCGCCACATGGAGGAGATCGGCGAGGAACAGGTGCACCTTGCCGTTACCTCGCCCCCCTACTTCAACCTCGTCGAGTATGAGGATCAGAACGGGGCTGACGCGCAGCTCGGCGCTGCTAGCGATTATCACGCTTTTCTGGATCAGCTCGATCGCGTTTGGCGCCGCGTCTACCAGTTGCTCCTGCCCGGCGGCCGGATGTGCGTGGTGGTGG
The nucleotide sequence above comes from Gemmatimonadota bacterium. Encoded proteins:
- a CDS encoding PadR family transcriptional regulator; this translates as MRARPRNFGFAAWSACCGPEFRWRFFDRGDLKYVILRLLSRKPMHGYEVMRALEEESCGCYRASPGSVYPTLQMLEDQGYVLSEEREGKKVYRITEEGRQHLEENRDVVEDIFERVSDFTGHFFRADMRDLTRSFSRLAQVTFERAMRWRADAEVLARMKEILDRAVREMESAGGGPSGAGGTASAG
- a CDS encoding Ig-like domain-containing protein — its product is MRRVRGIRVVLCFLAVLGVSCDGSTDPARPVIAAVSVVPSADTVLVGDTVRFTATAADMRGRGIAGAWFAWISLDPLVAKVDSAGLVAGVRPGTAKIAAVAGRITGTASVTVQPAAELPDTHPAEVRALWITRWDWHTADELRVLLEGAAAARFNVVYFQVRGVADAYYRPGLEPWAYRLTGRLGQ